Proteins encoded by one window of Halococcus hamelinensis 100A6:
- a CDS encoding MFS transporter, with product MRVTRILRSSPVVVVIFASTLVAVMGVSLISPALPAVQEAWGISEGQASLLLSAFTLPGIFLTIPIGVVADRIGRKPVLLPALAVFGLCGGVIVFVPDFTLVLVLRGIQGAASSAIMMVTITLLGDLFTGEERRVLIGTNAAILAIGAAGYPLLGGALATIAWSVPFACFLLALVIILPGITVLQEPERSESDAEPSVYAFLTGPTPLRPFAVLYTAIFGIFVVLYGAQLTLLPFLLDDSYQLSSAGIGLLLGLPALAMGATATQSGRILRTFTSFQSIALGFVSYGVGLVVVAHAQSLPTVAGALLLFGFGQGLAEPITDTALNELAPDDFRGSIMSVRTSVLRLGTTVGPPLSVAATGVVGYRGTLFLSGVAAFLIGVVWFAIRTIPRSDEN from the coding sequence ATGAGAGTGACGCGGATACTCCGGTCCTCGCCGGTCGTCGTCGTGATATTCGCGAGCACGCTCGTCGCGGTGATGGGTGTCTCCCTCATCAGCCCCGCACTCCCGGCCGTCCAGGAGGCCTGGGGTATCTCGGAGGGGCAGGCCAGTTTGCTGCTGTCGGCGTTCACGCTCCCGGGGATCTTCCTCACGATTCCGATCGGGGTCGTCGCCGACCGGATCGGTCGAAAACCCGTCCTGCTTCCGGCGCTCGCCGTCTTCGGGCTCTGCGGCGGTGTGATCGTCTTCGTCCCCGATTTCACGCTCGTTCTCGTGCTTCGGGGCATTCAGGGCGCAGCCAGCAGCGCGATCATGATGGTCACGATCACGCTCCTGGGCGACCTCTTCACCGGCGAGGAGCGGCGCGTTCTGATCGGGACCAACGCCGCGATCCTCGCGATCGGTGCCGCCGGCTATCCACTTCTCGGCGGTGCGCTCGCGACGATCGCCTGGTCGGTCCCGTTCGCCTGCTTCCTCCTCGCGCTCGTCATCATCCTCCCCGGGATCACGGTGCTCCAGGAGCCGGAACGAAGCGAGAGCGACGCCGAGCCGAGCGTGTACGCGTTCCTCACGGGGCCCACCCCGTTGCGACCGTTCGCGGTCCTCTACACGGCGATATTCGGGATCTTCGTCGTTCTCTACGGGGCACAGCTCACGCTGCTACCCTTCCTTCTCGACGACAGCTACCAGCTCTCGTCGGCCGGTATCGGTCTCCTCCTGGGACTCCCAGCGCTCGCGATGGGAGCCACCGCGACACAGAGCGGGCGGATCCTCCGCACGTTCACGAGCTTCCAATCCATCGCGCTCGGGTTCGTGAGCTACGGCGTCGGGCTCGTCGTCGTCGCACACGCCCAGTCGCTCCCCACCGTCGCTGGCGCGTTGCTCCTGTTCGGGTTCGGGCAGGGGCTCGCGGAACCGATCACGGACACCGCGCTGAACGAACTGGCCCCGGACGACTTCCGTGGAAGCATCATGAGCGTGCGAACGAGCGTGCTCCGGCTCGGGACTACGGTCGGTCCACCGCTGAGCGTCGCCGCCACCGGCGTAGTGGGATACCGAGGGACGCTGTTCCTCTCCGGTGTCGCCGCGTTCCTCATCGGCGTGGTCTGGTTTGCGATCAGGACGATCCCCCGAAGCGACGAGAACTGA
- a CDS encoding 4a-hydroxytetrahydrobiopterin dehydratase — protein MADTLSDDEVDDRAPDGWSRDGEAIVRTYGFDEYLDGVDFANDVAELADEEVHHPEITIRFDEVEVQLTSHEEGGVTEQDVEMAEQFNDQY, from the coding sequence ATGGCCGACACCCTCTCGGACGACGAGGTCGACGACCGTGCACCCGACGGATGGAGTCGGGACGGCGAGGCGATCGTTCGGACCTACGGGTTCGACGAGTATCTCGACGGCGTCGACTTCGCGAACGACGTCGCCGAGCTCGCCGACGAGGAGGTCCACCATCCGGAGATCACGATCCGGTTCGACGAGGTCGAAGTGCAGCTGACGAGCCACGAGGAAGGCGGTGTCACCGAGCAGGACGTGGAGATGGCGGAGCAGTTCAACGACCAGTACTGA
- a CDS encoding DUF11 domain-containing protein — protein sequence MTEQNTTNCGCGAGEDNDVVDIDGDNNTVEIVINGETGEVSDITTERTGDGGDSGADPADDGDSAETDESASVDVTVDDGDVRVNGQDVANEENDGMSNQDARDSVTRIVTNVEGTSVSNDDIDRIVDENDINGGDTSGLNVDALVEALNAADDGSDGADGSDGTDGTDGADGSDGADGSDGDDGTDGSDGADGADGTDGTDGADGTDGTDGTDGADGADDADETDGTDGSDGDDGADGTDGTDGTDGSDDGSDTDAPTDDGSDTDDGSDTDGGDGDNSQTVGDIDDSTLLQILLDLGYLDLSEVNTAIEDNSIDNSTIVDNAVNGDQTLNLNSIYVDNSVTNIDNSTTVTQIIQNSTVGDGSGNVDTGDGDAGDGDETTTPGTTDGGDGDGAPDISVSKSTDTDEVEVSLLDGGGILQANEPATFTVTVTNDGDATADDVVVNDDDVIADIANDDILDTTAFLVTDSSTSQGDFSAATGDFEVGTLEPGETATLTFDALAVSADAGLLDGSLAELNATNDVELTSSSPEDSNADNDADSATITLVSALDGGLTDDQLAALNDAFTDAQVDDLQAELTTDQLVALLDSTSDLELASIGDALNNDDTTVEDLGNAIDGDDLDGFLGGLSGGASAGASSVDDTSENATNATDSDTNASDDATTGSSTDAGTDGTAATATTDTQSAVGPLSTGGLAVGGVTLLGLLGSVVLFRENR from the coding sequence ATGACCGAACAGAACACGACGAACTGCGGCTGCGGTGCCGGTGAGGACAACGACGTCGTCGATATCGACGGCGACAACAACACCGTCGAGATCGTCATCAACGGCGAGACCGGCGAGGTCAGCGATATCACCACCGAACGTACCGGCGACGGCGGTGATTCGGGGGCCGACCCCGCCGATGATGGCGACAGCGCCGAAACCGACGAGAGCGCCAGCGTGGACGTCACCGTCGACGACGGCGACGTTCGCGTCAACGGTCAGGACGTCGCGAACGAGGAGAACGACGGGATGAGCAACCAGGACGCGCGTGACTCCGTCACCCGGATCGTCACCAACGTCGAGGGGACCTCGGTCTCCAACGACGACATCGACCGGATCGTCGACGAGAACGACATCAACGGCGGCGACACCAGCGGTCTCAACGTCGACGCGCTGGTCGAGGCGCTCAACGCGGCGGACGACGGGAGCGACGGTGCGGATGGTTCGGATGGAACCGACGGCACTGACGGTGCAGACGGCTCGGACGGTGCGGATGGAAGCGATGGCGACGATGGCACCGATGGCTCGGATGGAGCCGACGGTGCGGACGGAACGGACGGTACTGACGGTGCGGACGGAACGGATGGAACGGACGGCACTGACGGTGCGGACGGTGCAGACGATGCGGATGAAACGGACGGTACGGATGGAAGCGATGGCGATGACGGTGCGGACGGGACGGACGGAACGGATGGAACGGACGGAAGCGATGACGGATCGGATACCGATGCACCGACCGACGATGGTTCGGACACCGACGACGGATCTGACACCGACGGCGGCGACGGCGACAACAGCCAGACCGTCGGCGACATTGACGACAGCACCCTGTTGCAGATCCTCCTCGACTTGGGTTACCTCGACCTGAGCGAGGTCAACACCGCGATCGAGGACAACTCGATCGACAACAGCACGATCGTCGACAACGCCGTCAACGGCGACCAGACGCTCAACCTGAACAGCATATACGTCGACAACAGTGTCACCAACATCGACAACAGCACGACGGTCACCCAGATCATCCAGAACTCGACGGTCGGTGACGGCTCCGGCAACGTCGACACTGGCGACGGCGACGCCGGCGACGGGGACGAAACCACCACGCCAGGGACGACTGACGGTGGGGACGGCGACGGTGCCCCCGACATCAGCGTCTCGAAGAGTACGGATACGGACGAAGTCGAGGTCAGTCTGCTCGACGGCGGCGGTATCCTGCAGGCGAACGAACCCGCGACGTTCACCGTGACGGTCACCAACGACGGGGACGCGACCGCCGATGACGTCGTGGTCAACGACGACGACGTGATCGCCGACATCGCGAACGACGACATCCTCGATACGACGGCGTTCCTCGTCACCGATTCGAGCACGAGTCAGGGCGACTTCAGTGCCGCCACCGGCGACTTCGAGGTCGGGACGCTCGAACCGGGTGAGACCGCGACACTGACGTTCGACGCGCTCGCCGTCTCGGCGGATGCGGGTCTGCTCGACGGCTCGCTCGCCGAGCTCAACGCGACCAACGACGTCGAACTGACGTCCTCCTCGCCCGAGGACTCGAACGCCGACAACGACGCCGACAGCGCGACGATCACGCTGGTGAGCGCGCTCGACGGTGGGCTGACGGACGACCAGCTCGCCGCGCTGAACGACGCGTTCACCGACGCGCAAGTCGACGACCTCCAGGCCGAACTCACGACCGACCAGCTCGTGGCGCTGCTCGACTCGACGAGCGACCTGGAGCTCGCGTCCATCGGGGACGCGCTCAACAACGACGATACCACGGTTGAGGACCTCGGGAACGCGATCGACGGCGACGACCTCGATGGCTTCCTCGGTGGGCTCTCGGGCGGCGCATCGGCCGGTGCTAGCTCGGTCGACGACACGTCCGAGAACGCCACCAACGCCACTGACAGCGATACCAACGCCAGCGACGACGCCACCACTGGATCCAGTACGGACGCTGGCACCGACGGAACGGCCGCCACGGCGACCACGGACACCCAGTCCGCGGTCGGCCCGCTCTCGACCGGCGGGCTCGCGGTCGGCGGCGTGACCCTGCTCGGACTCCTGGGGAGCGTCGTGCTCTTCAGAGAGAACCGGTAA
- a CDS encoding DUF5518 domain-containing protein, whose amino-acid sequence MATSSSRRLDGIWKYGLLGGVGSIPLTAALSAWRGSVTTLSGNGVLAGATLAGYLAANASREASRAGLIAGVVGGAPFTVWTVGTLLGIPDGTVVVWSNPVPEVALLLSVAFALTLLSMIAGVIGGLIGGWLSGKTHPRRTKSAGN is encoded by the coding sequence ATGGCTACGTCGAGTTCCCGGCGACTCGATGGTATCTGGAAGTACGGACTGCTCGGCGGGGTCGGCTCGATCCCGCTGACGGCCGCGCTTTCGGCGTGGAGGGGCTCGGTCACCACCCTCTCCGGGAACGGGGTCCTCGCCGGTGCCACCCTCGCCGGCTATCTCGCCGCGAACGCTTCGCGAGAGGCGAGTCGTGCCGGTCTGATCGCGGGGGTCGTCGGTGGTGCCCCGTTCACCGTCTGGACGGTCGGGACGCTCCTCGGGATCCCGGACGGCACCGTCGTGGTGTGGTCGAACCCGGTCCCGGAGGTCGCACTGCTTCTTTCGGTAGCTTTCGCGCTGACGTTGCTCTCGATGATCGCGGGGGTCATCGGGGGCCTCATCGGCGGGTGGCTCTCGGGGAAGACCCACCCACGACGAACGAAGAGTGCGGGAAACTGA
- a CDS encoding DEAD/DEAH box helicase — protein sequence MSDSQNPDANSLARTYPRYAGQVAHDHTQPAADAETVPAADVLEPGLADRLPHDLYTHQAEALSLLEAGENVCVATSTSSGKTFVYGLHIARQHYRGEDSTALLVYPTKALSRDQKQALDELYATLGLDIDVAVYDGDTPSNERRRIREGSDVVISNFSGVNVYLSDHALWAEFHARLHLVAIDESHSYTGIQGMHVAWVIRRLWRVLDRYDADPQVTLTSATIGNPKEHAESLTAKTVRVVDEDGSPHGEREIVFWDPPTETDENGEEVKRSADEEASDVLAHLADRDLQTLMFTRSRKQTELDARRVRNADEDLVSTGRLDVEAYNAGHGKDTRRQTEDRLKSGKLDGIVSTNALELGIDIGSVDATILTGYPGTRQSFWQQVGRSGRGLSDALGVFVANYDSIDQYILDHPEYILGDTIEDAVVDTTNDPVYARHLLCAAEEIPLTHDDGRWFGDERLERAVEMWRRAGRMVGRLESGVQYDGPHRPQMDISMYATQSEQFEVRIENGDIDMEPIDRVRAYRDFHEGAVHLHKGTEYEIVELNEEGAHPYVLLERTNANYYTRTLSEITIGDLDRQDSRALGNDIVLCYGEATVTVDYYAYKKIEYGRGDGGLQIPTGLDPIEMRTQLVWVAFPDGTMDDLDERTGMDVDPEVLLGGLHAAEHGTIGMAPLELRLDKGDLGGLSQCRHPELDGPVWFVYDGVAGGLGFSRAIFDHYETIATHTRDMIRDCDCDGEDGCPACVMDSNCGDDNSPLHRSMAVELLERTLPERPTHR from the coding sequence GCTCGCGGACCGACTCCCGCACGACCTCTACACCCACCAGGCCGAAGCCCTCTCGCTGCTCGAAGCTGGCGAGAACGTCTGTGTCGCGACGTCGACGTCCTCGGGAAAGACGTTCGTCTACGGGCTGCACATCGCTCGCCAGCACTACCGAGGCGAGGACTCGACGGCACTCCTGGTCTATCCCACGAAAGCGCTCAGCCGCGACCAGAAGCAAGCGTTGGACGAACTCTACGCCACACTGGGGCTGGACATCGACGTCGCCGTCTACGACGGGGACACCCCGTCGAACGAACGTCGGCGCATCCGCGAGGGGTCGGACGTCGTCATCAGCAACTTCTCCGGGGTGAACGTCTACCTCTCCGACCACGCGCTCTGGGCGGAGTTTCACGCACGATTGCACCTCGTCGCGATCGACGAGAGCCACTCCTATACGGGGATCCAGGGGATGCACGTCGCGTGGGTGATCCGCCGTCTCTGGCGCGTTCTCGATAGGTACGACGCGGACCCACAGGTGACCCTCACCTCCGCGACCATCGGTAACCCGAAAGAACACGCCGAATCGCTCACGGCGAAAACGGTCCGGGTCGTCGACGAGGACGGCTCGCCGCACGGCGAACGCGAGATCGTCTTCTGGGACCCGCCCACCGAGACCGACGAGAACGGCGAGGAGGTCAAGCGGTCGGCCGACGAGGAGGCCAGCGACGTCCTCGCTCACCTCGCCGACCGGGACCTCCAGACGCTGATGTTCACCCGGTCGCGAAAGCAGACCGAACTCGACGCGCGCCGGGTCCGGAACGCCGACGAGGACCTCGTTTCGACCGGCAGGCTCGACGTCGAAGCCTACAACGCCGGCCACGGGAAGGACACCCGACGACAGACCGAAGATAGACTCAAGAGCGGGAAACTCGACGGTATCGTCTCGACCAACGCCCTCGAACTCGGTATCGACATCGGGAGCGTCGACGCGACGATACTCACCGGCTACCCGGGAACCCGCCAGTCGTTCTGGCAGCAGGTCGGCCGCTCGGGGCGCGGGCTCTCGGATGCGCTGGGCGTCTTCGTCGCGAACTACGACTCCATCGACCAGTACATCCTCGACCACCCGGAGTACATCCTCGGCGACACCATCGAGGACGCGGTGGTCGACACCACGAACGATCCCGTCTACGCACGGCATCTCCTCTGTGCCGCCGAGGAGATCCCGCTCACCCACGACGACGGCCGGTGGTTCGGCGACGAACGCCTCGAACGCGCCGTCGAGATGTGGCGTCGCGCCGGGCGGATGGTCGGCCGCCTCGAATCCGGTGTCCAGTACGACGGCCCGCACCGCCCGCAGATGGACATCTCGATGTACGCGACGCAGAGCGAGCAGTTCGAGGTTCGGATCGAAAACGGCGACATCGACATGGAACCCATCGACAGGGTTCGCGCCTATCGGGACTTCCACGAGGGGGCCGTCCACCTGCACAAGGGGACCGAATACGAGATCGTCGAGCTGAACGAGGAGGGTGCCCACCCGTACGTCCTTCTGGAACGGACGAACGCGAACTACTACACCCGGACCCTCTCGGAGATCACCATCGGCGATCTCGACCGACAGGACTCGCGTGCCCTCGGGAACGATATCGTGCTCTGCTACGGCGAGGCGACGGTCACCGTCGACTACTACGCCTACAAGAAGATCGAGTACGGCCGAGGGGATGGTGGCCTCCAGATCCCGACGGGGCTCGACCCGATCGAGATGCGGACCCAGCTCGTGTGGGTGGCCTTCCCCGACGGAACGATGGACGACCTCGACGAGCGGACGGGGATGGACGTCGACCCGGAGGTGCTCCTCGGCGGGCTCCACGCCGCCGAACACGGGACGATCGGGATGGCACCGCTCGAACTCAGGTTGGACAAGGGCGACCTCGGCGGGCTCAGCCAGTGTCGACATCCGGAACTCGACGGGCCGGTCTGGTTCGTCTACGACGGTGTCGCCGGCGGACTGGGGTTCAGCCGCGCGATCTTCGATCACTACGAGACGATCGCGACGCACACCCGGGACATGATCCGCGACTGTGACTGCGACGGTGAGGACGGCTGTCCGGCGTGCGTGATGGACAGCAACTGCGGCGACGACAACAGTCCGCTCCATCGCAGTATGGCGGTCGAGCTGCTGGAGCGGACCCTCCCCGAACGACCGACCCACCGCTGA
- a CDS encoding formate--tetrahydrofolate ligase yields MASSDEPTEVPTDYEIAQQVETRPITEVVEPVGLTEDDLELYGDETAKLTFDAIERLRNSEREDGDVILVTGMTPTPMGEGKTVTTVGLTQAFNHLGENALAAVREPSLGPVFGVKGGAAGGGYSQVLPMEDINLHFTGDLHALTSAHNLVATMLDNHIKQGNDLDIDVNRVQWPRAIDMNDRALRETVIGLGGEATGIPREDGFILTAASEMMAVLCLADDLADLEERVGRIIVAYDEDGDAVTADDIEATGAVTILLKDALKPNVVQTIEGTPAFVHGGPFANIAHGTNSLIADEAARKLSDYLITEAGFGSDLGAEKFMNVVCRLGGMEPAAVTLVASVRALKYHGKDMWPADLDALDEADVEAVRAGFENLDAHVRNLQGFGVPVVVAVNRFPGDTSEEVEAVLDHCREDLGIEAAESTVFEEGGAGGADLAEKLMTAIETNEETFEFLYDVTAPIETKIEAIATEIYGADSVSIGSDARDDIERMDELGFGDLPVVMSKTFHSLSDDASKKGAPTGWDLEIQEVYPSAGAGFLVALTSDVLTLPGLPDDPAAANMDIDDDGTVSGLF; encoded by the coding sequence ATGGCGTCGTCAGACGAACCCACCGAGGTGCCGACGGATTACGAGATCGCCCAGCAGGTCGAGACGCGACCCATCACCGAGGTCGTCGAGCCGGTCGGGCTCACCGAGGACGACCTCGAGCTCTACGGCGACGAGACCGCGAAGCTCACGTTCGACGCCATCGAACGGCTCCGGAACTCGGAGCGCGAGGACGGCGACGTGATCCTCGTGACCGGGATGACGCCGACCCCGATGGGCGAGGGGAAGACCGTCACGACCGTCGGCCTGACGCAGGCGTTCAACCACCTCGGCGAGAACGCGCTCGCGGCGGTCCGCGAACCCTCGCTCGGGCCGGTCTTCGGCGTCAAGGGCGGGGCGGCGGGCGGGGGCTACTCCCAGGTACTGCCGATGGAGGACATCAACCTCCACTTCACCGGCGACCTCCACGCGCTCACCTCGGCGCACAACCTGGTCGCCACGATGCTCGACAACCACATCAAACAGGGCAACGACCTCGACATCGACGTCAACCGGGTCCAGTGGCCCCGGGCGATCGACATGAACGACCGCGCGCTTCGCGAGACGGTCATCGGGCTCGGCGGCGAGGCGACGGGCATCCCCCGCGAGGACGGCTTCATCCTGACGGCGGCCTCCGAGATGATGGCCGTGCTGTGTCTCGCCGACGACCTCGCCGACCTCGAGGAGCGCGTCGGGCGCATCATCGTCGCGTACGACGAGGACGGGGACGCCGTGACCGCCGACGACATCGAGGCCACGGGGGCGGTCACGATCCTCCTGAAGGACGCCCTCAAGCCGAACGTCGTCCAGACCATCGAGGGGACGCCGGCGTTCGTCCACGGCGGCCCGTTCGCCAACATCGCTCACGGAACCAACTCGTTGATCGCCGACGAGGCGGCTCGAAAACTCTCGGACTACCTCATTACCGAGGCGGGATTCGGCTCGGACCTGGGTGCCGAGAAGTTCATGAACGTCGTCTGTCGGCTCGGTGGGATGGAGCCCGCGGCGGTCACGCTCGTCGCCTCCGTCCGCGCGTTGAAGTACCACGGCAAGGATATGTGGCCCGCCGACCTCGACGCGCTCGACGAGGCGGACGTCGAGGCGGTGCGGGCGGGGTTCGAGAACCTCGACGCTCACGTCCGCAACCTTCAGGGGTTCGGCGTCCCAGTCGTAGTGGCGGTGAATCGGTTCCCCGGCGATACGTCCGAAGAAGTCGAAGCGGTACTCGACCACTGCCGGGAGGACCTGGGCATCGAGGCGGCCGAGTCGACGGTGTTCGAGGAGGGCGGCGCGGGCGGTGCGGACCTCGCCGAGAAACTCATGACCGCCATCGAGACGAACGAGGAGACGTTCGAGTTCCTCTACGACGTGACGGCCCCGATCGAGACGAAGATCGAGGCGATCGCCACCGAGATCTACGGCGCGGACTCGGTCTCGATCGGGAGCGACGCCCGCGACGACATCGAACGCATGGACGAACTGGGATTCGGTGACCTCCCGGTCGTGATGTCGAAGACCTTCCACTCGCTCAGCGACGACGCCTCGAAGAAGGGTGCGCCGACGGGCTGGGACCTCGAAATCCAGGAGGTCTATCCCTCCGCTGGCGCGGGCTTCCTGGTCGCGCTCACCAGCGACGTGCTCACGCTGCCGGGGCTACCCGACGACCCCGCCGCCGCCAACATGGACATCGACGACGACGGAACCGTCTCGGGATTGTTCTGA
- a CDS encoding universal stress protein — MSTAKNILVPMDGSPQAEAALVHALALPDVTITLLTVINPFDTRPEESGYHSPVGRAGMPGYSEEWYEPTKERIRERFSQAQGRADARGLTLATVIEFGDPARSIVKYSERNGIDHIVMGSHGRSGLSRILRGSVSEAVMRRSASPVTVVRDQQADE; from the coding sequence ATGTCAACTGCCAAAAACATTCTCGTCCCGATGGACGGGTCCCCACAAGCCGAGGCCGCGCTCGTTCACGCGCTCGCATTGCCTGACGTCACCATCACGTTGCTCACGGTCATCAACCCGTTCGACACCAGACCGGAGGAATCCGGCTATCACTCCCCGGTCGGCAGAGCGGGGATGCCGGGATACAGCGAGGAGTGGTACGAACCGACGAAGGAGCGCATCAGGGAGCGATTCTCGCAGGCCCAGGGGCGGGCCGATGCACGCGGCCTCACCCTCGCCACGGTCATCGAGTTCGGCGATCCCGCCCGCTCGATCGTGAAGTACTCGGAGCGAAACGGGATCGACCACATCGTCATGGGGAGTCACGGCCGGTCCGGCCTGTCGCGAATCCTGCGTGGGAGCGTCTCCGAAGCAGTCATGCGCCGTTCGGCCTCCCCGGTGACGGTCGTCCGTGACCAGCAGGCCGACGAGTAA